A window from Alphaproteobacteria bacterium encodes these proteins:
- a CDS encoding DUF4266 domain-containing protein, producing MKIQIYTFTLLSVLTLGFLGGCTTVEPWDRNYLAQDSMKAIPDPLGTSYKVHVQESREGTHGATGISGGGCGCT from the coding sequence ATGAAAATACAAATATATACATTCACCCTGTTAAGTGTCCTGACCCTAGGATTTTTAGGAGGGTGCACTACTGTAGAGCCCTGGGATCGCAACTATTTGGCTCAAGACAGCATGAAAGCCATTCCTGACCCTCTCGGCACGTCCTATAAGGTCCATGTGCAAGAAAGCCGGGAAGGAACGCACGGAGCAACAGGCATCAGCGGTGGTGGTTGCGGTTGTACGTAA
- a CDS encoding DUF3570 domain-containing protein: MMNMIKSTPAFAVHSLMLAALNLPGIQSALAESRTTKPQTDFLYTRTDEGARRYQIDSYLANLKMPLGEKFDIDFTAIHEAMSGATTVLYLTKGYNEGSLDNKTLVESRTNDTIYDSRREVSIKPRYFGENYNVGLVGIISEENDYESKTVGINYGLDFNNNNTELRFGYLFSDDAIKASQSANARRLVRIRERKAAIKNDFSIGIKQDLSTTSLVNGMIEFIADKGFLSDPYKAVLIWGDARPKRSSAYFFNLLGGAVNPTNLSNATLDNDRRPDYKGTLAASVQFIQKITPLDSSVHLGYRFVKNTWDIKSHTINLDYYQQVSNTFEVVPSVRYYTQNEAYFYAMAFDIVGGAPFPAKRIYGNEPASSDYRLGKYGSITGEIKFNFKFMEDNSGKFTFAMGHIYRRNTLAWGSKLLPRNPTNDFKTYYFSAGLKFVF; this comes from the coding sequence ATGATGAATATGATTAAAAGTACCCCCGCATTTGCAGTACATTCACTTATGCTTGCAGCACTAAACCTCCCCGGTATCCAGAGCGCACTTGCAGAGTCACGTACGACTAAACCCCAAACAGATTTTCTCTATACGAGAACTGATGAAGGCGCACGTAGATATCAAATAGATTCCTATTTGGCTAATTTAAAAATGCCACTAGGAGAAAAGTTTGATATTGATTTCACAGCTATCCATGAGGCCATGTCAGGCGCAACCACCGTTTTATATTTAACAAAGGGGTATAATGAGGGCAGCTTAGACAACAAAACGTTAGTTGAGTCACGTACGAATGATACAATTTATGATAGCCGTCGTGAAGTCTCAATCAAACCTCGATATTTTGGTGAGAACTATAATGTTGGCCTCGTAGGGATCATTTCTGAAGAAAATGACTATGAATCAAAGACAGTCGGAATAAATTATGGCTTAGACTTCAACAATAATAATACCGAGCTGCGTTTTGGGTATTTATTTTCAGACGATGCAATAAAAGCATCCCAAAGTGCTAATGCTAGACGGCTTGTGCGTATAAGAGAACGCAAAGCGGCAATCAAAAACGATTTTTCTATCGGGATAAAGCAAGACTTGTCGACAACATCCCTCGTAAACGGAATGATTGAATTTATTGCTGATAAAGGATTTTTAAGCGATCCCTATAAAGCCGTATTAATTTGGGGGGATGCTAGACCTAAGCGTTCGTCTGCTTATTTCTTCAACCTGCTGGGAGGGGCCGTTAATCCTACAAATCTCTCAAATGCCACTCTAGACAACGATAGACGGCCTGACTACAAGGGAACACTTGCCGCAAGTGTTCAGTTTATTCAGAAGATTACGCCCCTTGACTCTTCCGTACATCTTGGGTACCGCTTCGTCAAAAATACCTGGGATATTAAGTCACATACCATTAATCTAGACTATTACCAACAAGTCTCAAACACTTTTGAGGTTGTTCCTAGTGTTCGATATTATACTCAAAACGAAGCGTATTTCTATGCAATGGCGTTTGATATTGTAGGGGGAGCACCCTTCCCAGCAAAAAGAATCTATGGAAATGAACCTGCCTCATCTGACTACCGCTTAGGTAAATATGGTTCTATCACGGGGGAGATTAAGTTTAATTTCAAATTTATGGAAGATAACTCAGGAAAGTTTACTTTTGCCATGGGTCATATCTATCGTCGGAATACACTGGCGTGGGGTAGCAAGCTTCTACCACGAAACCCAACAAATGACTTTAAAACATATTACTTCTCAGCGGGCTTAAAGTTTGTCTTCTAG